A genomic region of Leptolyngbya sp. FACHB-261 contains the following coding sequences:
- a CDS encoding NADPH-dependent F420 reductase — MTMKIGIIGAGNMGTGMGKFWAKNGHQLMFSYSRSLEKLKATAASVSADTLTGTPAEAVQFADVVVLSVAWAAVEDALQQAGSLDSKILFSCVNALLPDMSGLAVGTTTSAAEEIAKLAPGARLVESMPLFAEVLHSPSTQFNGQTPTVFYCGDDAEAKTIVAGLLQETECEAIDAGPLRNARYVEPAGMLLVQLAYAQQMGQVAIKLLQR, encoded by the coding sequence ATGACTATGAAGATTGGCATTATCGGTGCGGGCAATATGGGCACCGGCATGGGCAAATTCTGGGCGAAAAACGGGCATCAGCTTATGTTCAGCTATTCACGCAGTTTAGAAAAACTGAAGGCAACGGCAGCCTCTGTCAGCGCAGATACTTTGACAGGCACGCCTGCTGAAGCTGTGCAATTTGCTGATGTCGTTGTGCTATCGGTCGCTTGGGCTGCGGTTGAAGATGCACTGCAGCAAGCAGGTTCATTGGATAGCAAGATCCTGTTTAGTTGTGTCAATGCTCTTTTGCCTGACATGAGTGGATTGGCTGTTGGCACAACCACATCCGCCGCTGAGGAAATCGCCAAACTAGCACCTGGTGCCCGCTTGGTAGAATCGATGCCATTATTTGCGGAGGTGTTGCATTCTCCCTCCACCCAGTTTAATGGGCAGACTCCAACTGTGTTTTACTGCGGGGATGATGCGGAAGCCAAGACAATTGTGGCTGGCTTGCTGCAAGAAACGGAGTGTGAGGCCATTGATGCGGGGCCCCTCCGAAATGCCCGCTATGTTGAACCCGCAGGAATGCTGTTAGTGCAGCTTGCCTACGCACAGCAAATGGGACAAGTGGCAATAAAACTCTTACAGCGTTGA
- a CDS encoding glucose 1-dehydrogenase, which yields MSLGLSGKVAIVTGGSSGIGRATAIELARQGVKVVVAARREAEGEETVRQVKATGGDGFFVKTDVTKAADIEVLITKTLETYSRLDCVFNNAGTGKAVPLVELSEQGWDSELSVNLKAVWLSMKYEIPALLKSGGGAIVNMASQGGGVIGVPNFASYTAAKGGVVALTRTAAMEYGGQGVRVNCVSPGLILTDLLAEVPDDTLEQMEASVPLKRGGKPEEIAKAVAWLCSDDASYITGHNLVIDGGYTAQ from the coding sequence ATGAGCCTTGGGCTAAGTGGGAAGGTCGCGATCGTCACGGGTGGAAGTTCTGGCATCGGTCGAGCCACTGCAATTGAGTTAGCCAGACAAGGAGTGAAGGTCGTTGTTGCGGCCCGCAGAGAGGCAGAAGGGGAGGAAACAGTTCGTCAGGTCAAAGCGACTGGTGGTGATGGTTTTTTCGTTAAAACTGATGTAACGAAGGCAGCAGATATTGAGGTACTGATCACCAAGACTTTAGAGACTTATAGCCGGCTCGATTGTGTTTTCAACAATGCTGGGACTGGTAAAGCGGTCCCTCTAGTTGAACTGTCAGAGCAGGGATGGGACTCAGAATTGAGCGTCAACCTGAAAGCAGTGTGGTTGTCTATGAAATATGAGATTCCAGCTCTGCTCAAAAGCGGAGGTGGAGCGATTGTCAATATGGCATCTCAAGGCGGTGGTGTAATCGGTGTGCCCAACTTCGCCAGCTACACCGCAGCCAAAGGCGGCGTAGTGGCTCTAACCCGAACAGCCGCCATGGAATACGGGGGACAAGGTGTTCGGGTCAACTGCGTTAGCCCAGGTCTAATTCTGACTGATTTGCTTGCTGAGGTTCCTGATGACACCCTGGAGCAAATGGAGGCAAGTGTACCTCTCAAGCGGGGTGGAAAACCAGAGGAGATTGCTAAAGCAGTAGCTTGGCTATGTTCTGACGATGCTTCTTACATCACCGGGCATAACTTGGTTATTGATGGTGGCTATACAGCACAGTAG